A section of the Thunnus albacares chromosome 6, fThuAlb1.1, whole genome shotgun sequence genome encodes:
- the rcbtb2 gene encoding RCC1 and BTB domain-containing protein 2 isoform X1 codes for MLDVGKWPVFALLPPEELRLIRQACVFGSAANEALYVTVNDEVFALGTNCSGCLGLGDLQSTIEPRRIDVLCGKKIVSLSYGTGPHVVVATSDGEVFAWGHNGYSQLGNGTTNHGLTPALVSTNLLSKRVTEVACGSHHTIALTTDGEVYAWGYNNSGQVGSGSTANQPTPRRVSSCLQNKVVVNIACGQLCSMAVLDNGEIYGWGYNCNGQLGLGNNGNQQTPCRIAALQGVNIIQVACGYAHTLALTDEGFVYAWGANSYGQLGTGNKSNQALPTLINTDKERIVEVAACHTSHTSAAKTQSGQVLMWGQCRGQAVASPHLTHFSSTDDVFACFATPAVTWHLLSVDGDDYLTVAQSLKKEFDSPEISDLKFLVDGKCIHVHKALLKIRCEHFRALLNETDEDSIEIHQFSYLVYRAFLEYLYTDTINLPPEDAIGLLDLATFYRETRLKRLCQETIKRGISEENAITLLSAAVKYEARDLEEFCFKFCVNHLTAVTQTQAFADMDHELLKNFISKASRYGAFKN; via the exons ATGCTGGACGTGGGGAAGTGGCCAGTCTTTGCACTCCTTCCTCCTGAGGAACTTCGGCTTATCCGGCAGGCTTGTGTCTTTGGCAGCGCTGCAAATGAAGCCCTCTATGTCACAGTTAATGATGAG GTCTTTGCTTTGGGCACCAACTGTAGCGGCTGTTTAGGGCTCGGAGATCTTCAAAGCACTATCGAGCCGCGCAGGATTGACGTCCTGTGTGGAAAGAAGATTGTGTCCCTAAGCTATGGAACAGGACCACATGTGGTTGTCGCTACTTCAG ATGGAGAGGTGTTTGCTTGGGGCCACAACGGCTACAGCCAACTTGGCAACGGGACCACCAACCACGGACTGACCCCCGCCCTGGTGTCCACCAATCTCCTTAGCAAGAGAGTGACAGAGGTGGCCTGTGGCTCCCACCATACTATCGCCCTCACAACTGATGGAGAG GTGTACGCGTGGGGTTACAACAACTCAGGCCAAGTCGGTTCAGGGTCTACTGCCAACCAGCCAACGCCGCGCCGGGTCAGCAGCTGCCTGCAGAACAAAGTGGTGGTCAACATAGCCTGTGGTCAGCTCTGCTCTATGGCTGTACTGGACAATGGAGAG ATCTACGGTTGGGGCTACAATTGCAACGGACAGTTAGGTCTGGGCAACAATGGAAATCAGCAGACCCCATGCAGGATCGCTGCCCTCCAAGGTGTCAACATCATCCAG GTTGCTTGTGGATATGCACATACATTGGCACTTACAGATGAAGGGTTTGTTTACGCCTGGGGAGCCAACTCATACGGGCAGTTGGGAACGGGCAATAAGAGTAACCAAGCTCTTCCCACCCTAATAAACACAGACAAGGAGAG gaTAGTGGAGGTAGCTGCATGTCACACCAGCCACACGTCTGCTGCCAAGACCCAGAGCGGCCAGGTTCTGATGTGGGGTCAGTGTCGAGGTCAGGCTGTGGCCAGCCCCCACCTCACCCATTTCAGCAGCACAGACGATGTGTTCGCCTGTTTCGCCACACCAGCAGTCACGTGGCACCTCCTGTCAGTAG ATGGTGATGACTACCTGACTGTTGCCCAGTCTTTGAAGAAGGAGTTTGACAGTCCAGAGATTTCAGACCTGAAGTTCTTGGTTGATGGGAAGTGTATCCATGTTCACAAAGCCCTGCTAAAAATCAG ATGTGAACATTTTCGTGCACTGCTGAATGAAACAGATGAGGACTCCATAGAAATCCATCAGTTCTCATACCTGGTATACCGAGCCTTTCTGGAGTACCTCTACACAGATACCATTAACCTGCCACCAGAGGATGCTATTG GGTTGCTAGACCTAGCTACGTTTTACAGAGAGACGAGGCTGAAGAGGCTGTGCCAGGAAACAATCAAGAGAGGCATCTCTGAGGAGAACGCCatcactctgctctctgctgctgtcaagTATGAGGCGCGG GACCTGGAGGAGTTCTGCTTCAAGTTTTGCGTCAACCACCTAACAGCTGTGACGCAGACCCAGGCCTTTGCAGACATGGACCACGAGCTGCTCAAGAACTTCATTAGTAAAGCCAGCCGCTACGGGGCCTTCAAAAACTGA
- the rcbtb2 gene encoding RCC1 and BTB domain-containing protein 2 isoform X2 produces MLDVGKWPVFALLPPEELRLIRQACVFGSAANEALYVTVNDEVFALGTNCSGCLGLGDLQSTIEPRRIDVLCGKKIVSLSYGTGPHVVVATSDGEVFAWGHNGYSQLGNGTTNHGLTPALVSTNLLSKRVTEVACGSHHTIALTTDGEVYAWGYNNSGQVGSGSTANQPTPRRVSSCLQNKVVVNIACGQLCSMAVLDNGEIYGWGYNCNGQLGLGNNGNQQTPCRIAALQGVNIIQVACGYAHTLALTDEGFVYAWGANSYGQLGTGNKSNQALPTLINTDKERIVEVAACHTSHTSAAKTQSGQVLMWGQCRGQAVASPHLTHFSSTDDVFACFATPAVTWHLLSVDGDDYLTVAQSLKKEFDSPEISDLKFLVDGKCIHVHKALLKIRCEHFRALLNETDEDSIEIHQFSYLVYRAFLEYLYTDTINLPPEDAIGLLDLATFYRETRLKRLCQETIKRGISEENAITLLSAAVKYEARPSSFLGPGGVLLQVLRQPPNSCDADPGLCRHGPRAAQELH; encoded by the exons ATGCTGGACGTGGGGAAGTGGCCAGTCTTTGCACTCCTTCCTCCTGAGGAACTTCGGCTTATCCGGCAGGCTTGTGTCTTTGGCAGCGCTGCAAATGAAGCCCTCTATGTCACAGTTAATGATGAG GTCTTTGCTTTGGGCACCAACTGTAGCGGCTGTTTAGGGCTCGGAGATCTTCAAAGCACTATCGAGCCGCGCAGGATTGACGTCCTGTGTGGAAAGAAGATTGTGTCCCTAAGCTATGGAACAGGACCACATGTGGTTGTCGCTACTTCAG ATGGAGAGGTGTTTGCTTGGGGCCACAACGGCTACAGCCAACTTGGCAACGGGACCACCAACCACGGACTGACCCCCGCCCTGGTGTCCACCAATCTCCTTAGCAAGAGAGTGACAGAGGTGGCCTGTGGCTCCCACCATACTATCGCCCTCACAACTGATGGAGAG GTGTACGCGTGGGGTTACAACAACTCAGGCCAAGTCGGTTCAGGGTCTACTGCCAACCAGCCAACGCCGCGCCGGGTCAGCAGCTGCCTGCAGAACAAAGTGGTGGTCAACATAGCCTGTGGTCAGCTCTGCTCTATGGCTGTACTGGACAATGGAGAG ATCTACGGTTGGGGCTACAATTGCAACGGACAGTTAGGTCTGGGCAACAATGGAAATCAGCAGACCCCATGCAGGATCGCTGCCCTCCAAGGTGTCAACATCATCCAG GTTGCTTGTGGATATGCACATACATTGGCACTTACAGATGAAGGGTTTGTTTACGCCTGGGGAGCCAACTCATACGGGCAGTTGGGAACGGGCAATAAGAGTAACCAAGCTCTTCCCACCCTAATAAACACAGACAAGGAGAG gaTAGTGGAGGTAGCTGCATGTCACACCAGCCACACGTCTGCTGCCAAGACCCAGAGCGGCCAGGTTCTGATGTGGGGTCAGTGTCGAGGTCAGGCTGTGGCCAGCCCCCACCTCACCCATTTCAGCAGCACAGACGATGTGTTCGCCTGTTTCGCCACACCAGCAGTCACGTGGCACCTCCTGTCAGTAG ATGGTGATGACTACCTGACTGTTGCCCAGTCTTTGAAGAAGGAGTTTGACAGTCCAGAGATTTCAGACCTGAAGTTCTTGGTTGATGGGAAGTGTATCCATGTTCACAAAGCCCTGCTAAAAATCAG ATGTGAACATTTTCGTGCACTGCTGAATGAAACAGATGAGGACTCCATAGAAATCCATCAGTTCTCATACCTGGTATACCGAGCCTTTCTGGAGTACCTCTACACAGATACCATTAACCTGCCACCAGAGGATGCTATTG GGTTGCTAGACCTAGCTACGTTTTACAGAGAGACGAGGCTGAAGAGGCTGTGCCAGGAAACAATCAAGAGAGGCATCTCTGAGGAGAACGCCatcactctgctctctgctgctgtcaagTATGAGGCGCGG CCCTCTTCATTTTTAGGACCTGGAGGAGTTCTGCTTCAAGTTTTGCGTCAACCACCTAACAGCTGTGACGCAGACCCAGGCCTTTGCAGACATGGACCACGAGCTGCTCAAGAACTTCATTAG
- the lpar6a gene encoding lysophosphatidic acid receptor 6a yields MSNTTLNCSKNDGFKYPLYSTIFSIVFVVGLITNVVAIYIFTCSLKLKNETTTYMMNLVVSDLLFVFTLPLRVFYFINRSWPFGSTLCKVSVSLFYTNMYGSMLFLTCISVDRFLAIVHPFRSRTLRTKRNARIVCIAVWVLVLSGSLPTGFMLKSTSNKTNNDNTTFCFENFSSDQWKSHLSKVVIFIETVGFIIPLLLNVCCSIMVLQTLRRPQTISHGGKLNKTKILRMIIVHLFIFCFCFIPYNVNLVFYALVRTKTLKGCFVESVVRTIYPIALCIAVSNCCFDPIVYYFTSETIQNSIKRKSQVSRSYDVKFSEALQSETSSNLQCSLRNLKAKVFHNESSV; encoded by the coding sequence ATGAGCAACACTACATTAAACTGCTCCAAGAACGATGGATTCAAATATCCGCTGTACAGCACCATCTTCAGCATTGTGTTTGTGGTGGGACTGATCACCAATGTTGTGGCCATTTACATATTCACCTGTtctctgaaactgaaaaatgaaaccacAACCTACATGATGAACTTGGTAGTATCTgacctgctgtttgttttcacctTGCCTCTGAGGGTCTTCTACTTCATCAACAGGAGTTGGCCTTTTGGAAGCACACTCTGCAAGGTCTCCGTCTCGCTGTTTTACACAAACATGTATGGCAGCATGCTCTTTCTCACCTGCATTAGTGTGGATCGCTTTTTGGCCATTGTGCACCCTTTTCGCTCAAGGACGCTTAGGACCAAGCGCAATGCTAGGATAGTGTGTATTGCAGTATGGGTGCTGGTTCTTTCAGGGAGTCTCCCCACAGGGTTCATGTTGAAGAGCACCTCCAACAAGACAAACAATGACAATACCACATTCTGCTTCGAGAACTTCTCCTCCGATCAGTGGAAGTCTCACCTGTCTAAGGTGGTGATTTTCATAGAAACAGTGGGCTTCATCATCCCGCTGCTACTCAACGTATGTTGCTCCATCATGGTGTTGCAGACCCTGCGTCGCCCCCAAACCATCAGTCATGGAGGGAAGCTCAACAAAACCAAGATCCTGCGCATGATAATTGTGCacctctttattttctgtttttgttttatcccCTACAATGTAAACTTGGTTTTTTATGCACTGGTCCGCACTAAAACCTTGAAAGGCTGTTTTGTGGAGTCAGTGGTCCGAACCATCTACCCAATAGCCCTCTGCATTGCTGTTTCCAACTGCTGCTTTGATCCCATTGTGTACTACTTCACCTCGGAGACCATCCAGAACTCCATCAAGAGGAAGTCTCAGGTCAGTCGTTCATATGACGTCAAGTTCTCAGAAGCCCTGCAGTCAGAAACCAGCTCCAACCTGCAGTGCAGCCTGAGGAATCTCAAAGCTAAAGTGTTCCACAATGAGTCTTCAGTGTGA
- the nek3 gene encoding serine/threonine-protein kinase Nek3 isoform X1 yields the protein MSSMERYSVQKVIGEGSFGRALLVQCKSTQEKYVVKEIQLPKNQSKFENTRREAVLLSRMKHPNIVAFREAFEADDLLCIVMEYCGGGDLLQRIRQQKTVQFCVDDILRWFSQMCAGAKHIHDKRVLHRDLKSKNIFLTDNGTIKLGDFGSACILNSSKAYAHTYVGTPYYVAPEIWDNKPYNNKSDVWSLGCVLYELCTLRHPFQASSWKSLILKVCRGAYPPLPNHLPYELQYLVKQMFKTNPKDRPSLHTILTSHRVSRLLRTHLPSQAIEMEEQGRRTGRWNRDEGKKVVNVLGEKSLIKTSTFEGMELSEASCESKEPGPRKQWAAKPSDSVLQMLANASLISSDSMASPDQAITSSTHGSVSEEPENGRQRRRWERDPPERLLSVLEKAGLSRAFSTFLIHRGGDNPLVGPLSQPQGDDIDGPKQEVCIDEDRLQPRSDDEDTDFEEESSCDWIDEVEKMFSEH from the exons AT GAGCTCTATGGAGAGATACTCAGTCCAGAAAGTCATCGGTGAAGGGTCTTTCGGTCGGGCTTTGTTAGTCCAGTGTAAAAGCACTCAGGAGAAGTATGTGGTCAAGGAAATACAGCTGCCAAAG aATCAGTCCAAATTTGAGAATACGAGGAGAGAAGCCGTCCTGCTATCCAGAATGAAGCATCCTAATATTGTGGCCTTCAGGGAGGCATTTGAAG CTGATGACCTCCTATGTATTGTTATGGAGTACTGCGGTGGAGGAGACCTGCTTCAGAGGATCCGACAACAGAAAACTGTGCAGTTCTGTGTTGATGAT atcTTGAGGTGGTTTTCTCAAATGTGTGCTGGTGCAAAGCATATCCATGATAAACGGGTTTTGCACAGAGATCTGAAGTCCAAG AACATTTTCCTGACAGATAATGGAACAATCAAGCTCGGGGACTTCGGCTCTGCATGTATTCTGAACAG CTCAAAGGCTTACGCTCATACATATGTTGGGACCCCATATTATGTCGCTCCAGAAATCTGGGACAACAAACCATACAACAATAAGAG CGATGTGTGGTCTCTGGGCTGTGTCCTCTATGAGCTCTGCACCCTGCGACACCCG TTCCAGGCGTCCAGCTGGAAGAGCCTGATTCTTAAGGTGTGTCGGGGTGCGTACCCTCCCCTGCCGAACCACTTGCCCTATGAGCTGCAGTATTTGGTTAAGCAGATGTTTAAGACAAATCCAAAAGACAGGCCATCCCTGCACACCATCCTGACGTCTCACCGTGTTTCCAGACTGCTGCGTACGCATCTGCCCTCCCAG GCGATAGAGATGGAAGAACAAGGGAGGCGTACCGGTCGATGGAACAGAGACGAGGGAAAGAAGGTGGTTAATGTGCTGGGAGAGAAGagtttaataaaaacatcaacatttgaAG GCATGGAGTTATCTGAGGCTAGCTGTGAAAGCAAAGAGCCTGGCCCTCGAAAGCAGTGGGCCGCTAAGCCTTCGGACTCTGTGCTGCAGATGTTGGCCAATGCCAGCCTCATCTCATCTGACAGCATGGCATCACCTGACCAGGCCATCACAAGTTCTACTCATGGAA GTGTATCAGAGGAGCCGGAGAACGGCAGGCAGAGGAGAAGATGGGAGAGAGATCCTCCCGAGAGGCTTCTGAGTGTGTTGGAGAAGGCCGGGCTTAGCAGAGCCTTCAGCACCTTTTTAATCCACAGAGGAG GTGACAATCCTCTGGTTGGGCCCCTCTCCCAGCCACAGGGTGACGACATTGATGGCCCTAAGCAGGAAGTGTGCATAGACGAGGACCGCTTGCAGCCACGCTCCGATGACGAGGACAC GGACTTTGAGGAAGAATCTTCATGTGACTGGATAGATGAAgttgagaaaatgttttcagaacaCTAG
- the nek3 gene encoding serine/threonine-protein kinase Nek3 isoform X2 encodes MERYSVQKVIGEGSFGRALLVQCKSTQEKYVVKEIQLPKNQSKFENTRREAVLLSRMKHPNIVAFREAFEADDLLCIVMEYCGGGDLLQRIRQQKTVQFCVDDILRWFSQMCAGAKHIHDKRVLHRDLKSKNIFLTDNGTIKLGDFGSACILNSSKAYAHTYVGTPYYVAPEIWDNKPYNNKSDVWSLGCVLYELCTLRHPFQASSWKSLILKVCRGAYPPLPNHLPYELQYLVKQMFKTNPKDRPSLHTILTSHRVSRLLRTHLPSQAIEMEEQGRRTGRWNRDEGKKVVNVLGEKSLIKTSTFEGMELSEASCESKEPGPRKQWAAKPSDSVLQMLANASLISSDSMASPDQAITSSTHGSVSEEPENGRQRRRWERDPPERLLSVLEKAGLSRAFSTFLIHRGGDNPLVGPLSQPQGDDIDGPKQEVCIDEDRLQPRSDDEDTDFEEESSCDWIDEVEKMFSEH; translated from the exons ATGGAGAGATACTCAGTCCAGAAAGTCATCGGTGAAGGGTCTTTCGGTCGGGCTTTGTTAGTCCAGTGTAAAAGCACTCAGGAGAAGTATGTGGTCAAGGAAATACAGCTGCCAAAG aATCAGTCCAAATTTGAGAATACGAGGAGAGAAGCCGTCCTGCTATCCAGAATGAAGCATCCTAATATTGTGGCCTTCAGGGAGGCATTTGAAG CTGATGACCTCCTATGTATTGTTATGGAGTACTGCGGTGGAGGAGACCTGCTTCAGAGGATCCGACAACAGAAAACTGTGCAGTTCTGTGTTGATGAT atcTTGAGGTGGTTTTCTCAAATGTGTGCTGGTGCAAAGCATATCCATGATAAACGGGTTTTGCACAGAGATCTGAAGTCCAAG AACATTTTCCTGACAGATAATGGAACAATCAAGCTCGGGGACTTCGGCTCTGCATGTATTCTGAACAG CTCAAAGGCTTACGCTCATACATATGTTGGGACCCCATATTATGTCGCTCCAGAAATCTGGGACAACAAACCATACAACAATAAGAG CGATGTGTGGTCTCTGGGCTGTGTCCTCTATGAGCTCTGCACCCTGCGACACCCG TTCCAGGCGTCCAGCTGGAAGAGCCTGATTCTTAAGGTGTGTCGGGGTGCGTACCCTCCCCTGCCGAACCACTTGCCCTATGAGCTGCAGTATTTGGTTAAGCAGATGTTTAAGACAAATCCAAAAGACAGGCCATCCCTGCACACCATCCTGACGTCTCACCGTGTTTCCAGACTGCTGCGTACGCATCTGCCCTCCCAG GCGATAGAGATGGAAGAACAAGGGAGGCGTACCGGTCGATGGAACAGAGACGAGGGAAAGAAGGTGGTTAATGTGCTGGGAGAGAAGagtttaataaaaacatcaacatttgaAG GCATGGAGTTATCTGAGGCTAGCTGTGAAAGCAAAGAGCCTGGCCCTCGAAAGCAGTGGGCCGCTAAGCCTTCGGACTCTGTGCTGCAGATGTTGGCCAATGCCAGCCTCATCTCATCTGACAGCATGGCATCACCTGACCAGGCCATCACAAGTTCTACTCATGGAA GTGTATCAGAGGAGCCGGAGAACGGCAGGCAGAGGAGAAGATGGGAGAGAGATCCTCCCGAGAGGCTTCTGAGTGTGTTGGAGAAGGCCGGGCTTAGCAGAGCCTTCAGCACCTTTTTAATCCACAGAGGAG GTGACAATCCTCTGGTTGGGCCCCTCTCCCAGCCACAGGGTGACGACATTGATGGCCCTAAGCAGGAAGTGTGCATAGACGAGGACCGCTTGCAGCCACGCTCCGATGACGAGGACAC GGACTTTGAGGAAGAATCTTCATGTGACTGGATAGATGAAgttgagaaaatgttttcagaacaCTAG